From the Bacillales bacterium genome, the window ACCGTTGATGAATGTTATTCTGTTTGTACGTCGGGTGCTGGAACTCAAACAGTTCGAGCGACAGCGCCAAGAAGCGGTCGGCAAACGCCTTTTCGAAGTGGCGTTTCATTACTTCGAACAGCGCCTCGCACGCTTCCTTTTTTACTTCGGCTGACCGCCCGCCGCCGATCTTCAACGTCACGTGCACGAAAGCATCGTCTTCTGCGCCGTCGGCAACCCGGTAATCGTGCAATTCGA encodes:
- a CDS encoding 5-carboxymethyl-2-hydroxymuconate Delta-isomerase codes for the protein YTDNLNPEADIPGLLKKFHEVLLARSDHFPTGGLRSRAIELHDYRVADGAEDDAFVHVTLKIGGGRSAEVKKEACEALFEVMKRHFEKAFADRFLALSLELFEFQHPTYKQNNIHQRFN